A window from Streptomyces sp. NBC_00271 encodes these proteins:
- a CDS encoding sigma-70 family RNA polymerase sigma factor — translation MLRRKPRRVQGADDPLDAAQERRVRAVLALGGVPQADLPDGVQQVRLRLLERTAKGDEAPRDVSAWAAVVASNLAMDWHRAKRRQERLGERLASLRQPADARDEDSSVLSLAVAQGLDELPDAQRQVLVLRFYADLSVRGIAEELGIPEGTVKSRLHSAVRALRARLHEDEVV, via the coding sequence GTGCTGCGCAGAAAGCCACGCCGGGTCCAGGGGGCGGACGATCCCCTGGACGCGGCCCAGGAACGCCGGGTGCGGGCGGTGCTCGCGCTCGGTGGCGTACCGCAGGCGGACCTGCCGGACGGGGTGCAGCAGGTCCGCCTGCGGTTGCTGGAACGCACGGCGAAGGGGGACGAGGCGCCGCGTGACGTGTCCGCGTGGGCGGCGGTCGTCGCCTCGAACCTGGCGATGGACTGGCATCGGGCCAAGCGGCGCCAGGAGCGGCTCGGCGAGCGGCTGGCCTCGCTGCGGCAGCCCGCGGACGCCCGTGACGAGGACTCCAGCGTGCTCTCGCTCGCCGTGGCGCAGGGTCTGGACGAGCTGCCCGACGCCCAGCGCCAGGTCCTCGTCCTGCGCTTCTACGCCGATCTGTCCGTGCGCGGGATCGCCGAGGAGCTCGGTATCCCGGAGGGCACGGTCAAGAGCAGGCTGCACTCGGCGGTCCGCGCCCTGCGCGCCCGCCTGCACGAGGACGAGGTGGTGTGA
- a CDS encoding DUF1203 domain-containing protein, with translation MTTHTTMDATTYTARPIDPAVLKDLRTADDADRPMVPFADEEGGAPLRCCLRRSEPGERIALVSYAPLRRWAAGTGVDPGAYDEQGPVFIHADDCPGPDLRGHPFPGAHRTVRRYSAEGRILGGRLVGNPEALDGAFDKAFAEAFADPEVALVHVRAVEYGCFLYEVRRA, from the coding sequence ATGACGACGCACACGACCATGGACGCGACGACGTACACGGCACGTCCCATCGATCCGGCGGTCCTGAAGGATCTACGCACAGCTGACGATGCGGACCGTCCGATGGTTCCCTTCGCGGACGAGGAGGGCGGCGCGCCGCTGCGCTGCTGTCTGCGGCGCAGCGAACCGGGGGAGCGGATCGCCCTCGTCTCCTACGCGCCGCTGCGCCGCTGGGCCGCCGGGACGGGCGTCGACCCGGGCGCGTACGACGAACAGGGCCCGGTCTTCATCCACGCCGACGACTGCCCGGGCCCCGACCTGCGCGGCCACCCCTTCCCGGGCGCTCACCGCACGGTCCGCCGCTACTCCGCCGAGGGCCGCATCCTGGGCGGCCGTCTGGTCGGGAACCCCGAGGCCCTCGACGGCGCCTTCGACAAGGCCTTCGCGGAGGCCTTCGCCGACCCGGAGGTGGCGCTCGTCCACGTACGGGCCGTGGAGTACGGGTGCTTCCTCTACGAGGTGCGGCGGGCGTGA
- a CDS encoding S8 family serine peptidase — translation MTDPQRAPISGARRVARIAVAAGLVAALSAAGPIPMAFSADHAPATPDPGTKSASAKLGSDDADLLADAKADGAKNVTMMIATAPGQTEQVAKEMDAVKGGSVGQTYDKVGYVRATVPTAKADAAIAAATKLTSVHGIDLRQDIALDDPTPSADTAKGASSKATKTYAAPDKNTPAENPYNPSFETGAVDFVKKNPKADGRGVTIGILDSGVDLSHPALQKTTTGERKIVDWVTSTDPILDNDLSWRPMVSAVSGPTFTYGGQSWTSPAGSYEISTFRESATAGGDAAGDVNRDGDTTDAWGVLYDPAAGTVTVDVNNNHDFSDDTAMKPYKDGYQIGHFGTDNPATDVVESQPFVVQIRKDVPMDPYGGDWVGKKADFVNIGLIASEHGTHVAGITSANGLFGGKMNGAAPGAKIVSSRACVFGPSCTNVALTEGMIDLVVNHGVDIVNMSIGGLPALNDGNNARSELYTRLIDTYGVQLVISAGNSGPGANTIGDPGLADKVISVGASISKDTWAANYGSVVEKKYAMMPFSSRGPREDGGFTPTLTAPGAAINTTQTWLPGSPVAQAGYSLPAGYSMLQGTSMASPQAAGASALLLSAAKQKGIALTPAKLRTALTSTADHIKGVQAYEEGAGLINIVDAWKSIKDDATAHDYTVKAPVDTAIDYALKTPGFGTGLYDREGGLKVGVKKSYDITITRTSGPDKAIRHELHFENNAGDTFRIVGSDEVKLELNKPVTVKVAAKASSAGIKSAILDVDDPRTEGLDKQILTTVVVSTPLKYSYSASSSVQRNSTRSYFLTVPEGAKALEVAIGGLKDLSQTRFISIHPYGVPVEDTGTPYCYSNYPNTNGCKPDVRAYADPQPGVWEVEVEARRTSPLLDNPYKLEATVLGAAFDPAVVTVPEAKVGTPVTASWKVTNGFAALDGTLKGGPLGSSKTARPTIAGGATQTSTVEVPAGAASLDVAIGNVSDTAADLDLTVYDSAGKQVAQSADGDSEEAVSIPNPAAGTYTIEVVGYSVPSGSTAYDYRDVFFSSALGSVKVDESTPVKLATGGTATVSGEVTAAAPAPEGREFFGRVQLVNARGTAAGLGSVKIEKVTP, via the coding sequence ATGACCGATCCTCAGCGCGCACCGATATCGGGCGCGAGACGCGTGGCCCGCATCGCCGTGGCCGCAGGCCTGGTGGCCGCGCTCTCCGCGGCCGGGCCGATACCCATGGCCTTCTCCGCGGACCACGCACCCGCCACGCCCGATCCGGGCACCAAGTCCGCGAGCGCCAAGCTCGGTTCGGACGACGCGGACCTCCTCGCCGACGCCAAGGCCGACGGCGCCAAGAACGTCACGATGATGATCGCCACCGCTCCCGGGCAGACCGAACAGGTCGCCAAGGAGATGGACGCGGTCAAGGGCGGCTCCGTCGGCCAGACGTACGACAAGGTCGGCTACGTCCGGGCCACGGTCCCGACCGCCAAGGCCGACGCGGCCATCGCCGCCGCCACCAAGCTGACCTCGGTGCACGGCATCGACCTGCGCCAGGACATCGCGCTCGACGACCCGACGCCGAGCGCCGACACGGCCAAGGGCGCCTCTTCGAAGGCCACGAAGACCTACGCCGCGCCCGACAAGAACACCCCCGCCGAGAACCCGTACAACCCGTCCTTCGAGACGGGCGCCGTCGACTTCGTGAAGAAGAACCCGAAGGCGGACGGCCGGGGCGTCACCATCGGCATCCTCGACTCCGGTGTGGACCTGAGCCACCCGGCGCTGCAGAAGACCACCACCGGCGAGCGCAAGATCGTCGACTGGGTCACCTCGACCGACCCGATCCTCGACAACGACCTGAGCTGGCGGCCCATGGTCAGCGCGGTCTCCGGGCCCACCTTCACCTACGGCGGCCAGAGCTGGACGTCCCCGGCGGGCTCGTACGAGATCAGCACGTTCCGGGAGTCCGCGACCGCGGGCGGCGACGCCGCGGGCGACGTGAACCGTGACGGCGACACCACCGACGCGTGGGGCGTCCTGTACGACCCGGCGGCCGGCACCGTCACCGTCGACGTGAACAACAACCACGACTTCAGCGACGACACCGCCATGAAGCCGTACAAGGACGGCTACCAGATCGGTCACTTCGGGACCGACAACCCGGCCACCGACGTCGTCGAGAGCCAGCCGTTCGTCGTGCAGATCCGCAAGGACGTGCCGATGGACCCCTACGGGGGCGACTGGGTCGGCAAGAAAGCCGACTTCGTCAACATCGGTCTGATCGCGAGCGAACACGGCACGCACGTCGCCGGCATCACCTCCGCGAACGGCCTGTTCGGCGGCAAGATGAACGGCGCCGCCCCCGGCGCGAAGATCGTCTCGTCGCGCGCCTGCGTGTTCGGCCCGAGCTGCACCAACGTCGCGCTCACCGAGGGCATGATCGACCTCGTCGTCAACCACGGCGTCGACATCGTGAACATGTCCATCGGCGGCCTGCCCGCGCTGAACGACGGCAACAACGCGCGCTCCGAGCTCTACACGCGTCTCATCGACACCTACGGCGTCCAGCTGGTGATCTCCGCGGGCAACTCCGGCCCCGGCGCCAACACCATCGGCGACCCCGGCCTGGCCGACAAGGTCATCTCGGTCGGCGCGTCCATCTCCAAGGACACCTGGGCCGCCAACTACGGCTCCGTCGTGGAGAAGAAGTACGCGATGATGCCGTTCTCCTCGCGCGGTCCGCGTGAGGACGGCGGCTTCACGCCGACGCTGACCGCGCCCGGCGCCGCGATCAACACCACGCAGACCTGGCTGCCGGGCTCCCCGGTCGCCCAGGCCGGCTACTCCCTGCCGGCCGGCTACTCGATGCTCCAGGGCACCTCGATGGCCTCCCCGCAGGCCGCCGGCGCGTCCGCGCTGCTGCTGAGCGCCGCCAAGCAGAAGGGCATCGCCCTGACGCCCGCCAAGCTGCGCACGGCCCTCACCTCGACCGCCGACCACATCAAGGGTGTGCAGGCGTACGAGGAGGGCGCGGGCCTCATCAACATCGTGGACGCGTGGAAGTCGATCAAGGACGACGCGACCGCCCACGACTACACCGTCAAGGCCCCCGTCGACACCGCGATCGACTACGCCCTGAAGACGCCGGGCTTCGGCACCGGCCTCTACGACCGCGAGGGCGGCCTCAAGGTCGGCGTGAAGAAGTCGTACGACATCACCATCACGCGTACGTCCGGCCCGGACAAGGCGATCCGCCACGAGCTGCACTTCGAGAACAACGCCGGTGACACCTTCCGGATCGTCGGCTCCGACGAGGTCAAGCTCGAACTGAACAAGCCGGTCACCGTCAAGGTCGCCGCGAAGGCCTCCTCGGCCGGCATCAAGAGCGCGATCCTCGATGTCGACGACCCGCGCACCGAGGGCCTCGACAAGCAGATCCTGACGACGGTCGTGGTCTCCACGCCGCTCAAGTACAGCTACTCCGCGTCGAGTTCGGTGCAGCGCAACAGCACGCGGTCGTACTTCCTGACCGTGCCCGAGGGCGCAAAGGCGCTGGAGGTCGCGATCGGCGGGCTGAAGGACCTGAGCCAGACCCGGTTCATCTCCATCCACCCCTACGGTGTCCCGGTCGAGGACACCGGCACGCCGTACTGCTACAGCAACTACCCGAACACCAACGGCTGCAAGCCCGACGTGCGTGCGTACGCGGACCCGCAGCCCGGTGTCTGGGAGGTCGAGGTCGAGGCGCGCCGTACCTCGCCGCTGCTCGACAACCCGTACAAGCTGGAGGCCACCGTGCTCGGCGCGGCCTTCGACCCGGCCGTGGTGACGGTCCCCGAGGCCAAGGTCGGCACGCCGGTCACCGCCTCCTGGAAGGTGACGAACGGTTTCGCGGCGCTCGACGGCACCCTGAAGGGCGGCCCGCTCGGCTCCTCGAAGACGGCCCGGCCGACCATCGCGGGCGGCGCCACCCAGACCAGCACGGTCGAGGTGCCGGCCGGCGCCGCGTCGCTCGACGTCGCCATCGGCAACGTCTCGGACACGGCCGCCGACCTGGACCTGACGGTGTACGACTCCGCGGGCAAGCAGGTCGCGCAGTCCGCGGACGGCGACTCGGAGGAGGCGGTCTCCATCCCCAACCCCGCCGCCGGTACGTACACCATCGAGGTCGTGGGCTACTCGGTCCCGTCGGGCTCGACCGCGTACGACTACCGTGACGTGTTCTTCTCCTCCGCGCTCGGCTCGGTCAAGGTCGACGAGTCGACGCCGGTGAAGCTCGCCACGGGCGGTACGGCGACGGTGTCCGGCGAGGTCACCGCAGCCGCGCCGGCCCCCGAGGGACGCGAGTTCTTCGGCCGGGTCCAGCTGGTGAACGCCCGCGGCACGGCCGCCGGCCTCGGCAGCGTGAAGATCGAGAAGGTCACGCCGTAA
- the pepN gene encoding aminopeptidase N encodes MPGTNLTREEAQQRAKLLTVDSYEIDLDLSGAQEGGTYRSVTTVRFDVEESGSETFIDLVAPAVHEVTLNGDPLDPAEVFKDSRIALPGLLEGRNVLRVVADCAYTNTGEGLHRFVDPVDQQAYLYTQFEVPDARRVFASFEQPDLKATFQFTVKAPTGWTVISNSPTPEPKDDTWVFEPTPRISTYITALIVGPYHSVHSVYEKDGQSVPLGIYCRPSLAEFLDSDAIFEVTRQGFEWFQEKFDYAYPFKKYDQLFVPEFNAGAMENAGAVTIRDQYVFRSKVTDAAYEVRAATILHELAHMWFGDLVTMEWWNDLWLNESFATYAEAACQAYAPQSRWPHSWTTFANSMKTWAYRQDQLPSTHPIMAEINDLDDVLVNFDGITYAKGASVLKQLVAYVGMDEFFKGVQAYFKRHAYGNTRLSDLLGALEETSGRDLKTWSEKWLQTAGINILRPEIETDANGVITSFAIRQEAPALPEGAKGEPTLRPHRIAIGLYNLDDDSGKLVRDQRVELDVDGELTAVPELVGGRRPAVFLLNDDDLSYAKVRLDEDSLAFVTEHLGDFESSLPRALCWASAWDMTRDGELATRDYLSLVLSGIGKESDIGVVQSLQRQVKLAIELYADPTAREALLTRWTDATLAHLRAAEPGSDHQLAWARAFATTARTPEQLDLLEGLLEDRESIEGLAVDTELRWAFVQRLAAVGRYDEAEIGAEAERDKTAAGERHAETARASRPTEEAKAEAWAAVVESDKLPNAVQEAVIGGFAQTDQRELLAPYTDKYFSVVKDIWDARSHEIAQQIVVGLYPSVQVSEETLAKTDAWLASAEPTPALRRLISESRSGVERALKAQAADAAAASA; translated from the coding sequence GTGCCTGGCACAAACCTGACCCGCGAAGAGGCGCAGCAGCGCGCGAAGCTGCTCACCGTTGACTCGTACGAGATCGATCTCGACCTCTCGGGCGCGCAGGAGGGCGGCACCTACCGGTCCGTTACCACGGTGCGCTTCGACGTCGAGGAGAGCGGTTCGGAGACCTTCATCGACCTGGTGGCTCCCGCCGTTCACGAGGTGACCCTGAACGGGGACCCTCTCGATCCCGCCGAGGTGTTCAAGGACTCGCGGATCGCGCTTCCGGGGCTCCTGGAGGGCCGCAACGTCCTGCGTGTCGTGGCCGACTGCGCGTACACCAACACCGGTGAGGGTCTGCACCGCTTCGTCGACCCCGTCGACCAGCAGGCCTACCTCTACACCCAGTTCGAGGTCCCGGACGCGCGCCGGGTGTTCGCGAGCTTCGAGCAGCCCGACCTGAAGGCCACCTTCCAGTTCACCGTGAAGGCGCCCACGGGCTGGACCGTGATCTCCAACTCCCCGACGCCCGAGCCCAAGGACGACACCTGGGTCTTCGAGCCGACGCCGCGGATCTCCACGTACATCACCGCGCTGATCGTCGGGCCGTACCACTCCGTGCACAGCGTGTATGAGAAGGACGGACAGAGCGTGCCGCTCGGCATCTACTGTCGGCCCTCGCTCGCCGAGTTCCTCGACTCGGACGCGATCTTCGAGGTCACCCGGCAGGGCTTCGAGTGGTTCCAGGAGAAGTTCGACTACGCGTACCCGTTCAAGAAGTACGACCAGCTCTTCGTGCCGGAGTTCAACGCCGGCGCGATGGAGAACGCGGGCGCGGTGACGATCCGCGACCAGTACGTGTTCCGGTCCAAGGTGACCGACGCCGCGTACGAGGTGCGGGCCGCCACGATCCTGCACGAGCTGGCCCACATGTGGTTCGGCGACCTGGTCACCATGGAGTGGTGGAACGACCTGTGGCTGAACGAGTCGTTCGCCACCTACGCCGAGGCGGCCTGCCAGGCCTACGCCCCCCAGTCGCGCTGGCCGCACTCCTGGACGACCTTCGCCAACTCCATGAAGACGTGGGCGTACCGGCAGGACCAGCTGCCCTCCACCCACCCGATCATGGCCGAGATCAACGACCTGGACGACGTCCTCGTCAACTTCGACGGCATCACGTACGCGAAGGGGGCGAGCGTCTTGAAGCAGCTCGTCGCCTACGTCGGCATGGACGAGTTCTTCAAGGGCGTGCAGGCGTACTTCAAGCGGCACGCCTACGGCAACACGCGCCTGAGCGATCTGCTGGGCGCCCTGGAGGAGACCTCCGGGCGTGACCTGAAGACCTGGTCGGAGAAGTGGCTCCAGACCGCGGGCATCAACATCCTGCGGCCGGAGATCGAGACCGACGCGAACGGGGTCATCACCTCCTTCGCGATCCGTCAGGAGGCTCCGGCGCTCCCGGAGGGTGCCAAGGGTGAGCCGACCCTCCGCCCGCACCGCATCGCGATCGGTCTCTACAACCTCGACGACGACAGCGGCAAGCTGGTGCGCGACCAGCGCGTCGAGCTGGACGTCGACGGCGAGCTGACGGCCGTACCGGAGCTGGTCGGGGGGCGCCGCCCGGCGGTCTTCCTGCTCAACGACGACGACCTGTCGTACGCCAAGGTCCGCCTCGACGAGGACTCGCTCGCCTTCGTCACCGAGCACCTCGGCGACTTCGAGTCGTCCCTGCCGCGTGCCCTGTGCTGGGCCTCGGCCTGGGACATGACCCGCGACGGTGAGCTCGCCACCCGCGACTACCTGTCCCTGGTCCTGTCGGGCATCGGCAAGGAGTCCGACATCGGTGTCGTGCAGTCGCTGCAGCGCCAGGTGAAGCTGGCGATCGAGCTGTACGCCGACCCGACGGCCCGCGAGGCGCTGCTGACCCGCTGGACGGACGCGACGCTCGCGCACCTGCGCGCCGCCGAGCCCGGCAGCGACCACCAGCTCGCCTGGGCGCGTGCCTTCGCGACGACCGCCCGTACGCCGGAGCAGCTGGACCTCCTGGAGGGCCTGCTGGAGGACCGGGAGAGCATCGAGGGCCTCGCCGTCGACACCGAGCTGCGCTGGGCGTTCGTCCAGCGGCTCGCGGCGGTCGGACGCTACGACGAGGCGGAGATCGGCGCCGAGGCGGAGCGCGACAAGACGGCGGCCGGTGAGCGGCACGCGGAGACGGCCCGGGCCTCGCGTCCCACCGAGGAGGCGAAGGCGGAGGCCTGGGCCGCGGTCGTCGAGTCCGACAAGCTCCCGAACGCCGTGCAGGAAGCGGTGATCGGCGGCTTCGCGCAGACCGACCAGCGCGAACTGCTCGCCCCGTACACGGACAAGTACTTCTCCGTGGTGAAGGACATCTGGGACGCCCGTTCGCACGAGATCGCCCAGCAGATCGTGGTCGGTCTCTACCCGTCCGTCCAGGTCTCCGAGGAGACCCTCGCCAAGACGGACGCGTGGCTGGCCTCGGCCGAGCCCACCCCGGCCCTGCGGCGCCTGATCTCGGAGTCCCGCTCCGGGGTCGAGCGCGCGCTGAAGGCCCAGGCGGCGGACGCGGCGGCGGCGTCCGCGTAG
- a CDS encoding aspartate-semialdehyde dehydrogenase gives MRVGIIGATGQVGTVMRRILVERKFPVEELRLFASARSAGTVLDGVTVEDAATADYSGLDIVLFSAGGATSKALAEKVAAQGAVVIDNSSAWRKDPQVPLVVSEVNPHAIADRPKGIIANPNCTTMAAMPVLKPLHEEAGLEALVVATYQAVSGSGLAGVAELHGQVLKVAADADKLTHDGGAVDFPEPGIYKRPIAFNVLPLAGSIVDDGLHETDEEQKLRNESRKILEIPALKVSGTCVRVPVFSGHSLQVNARFARPLSVERATELLAGAPGVTLSEIPNPLEAAGQDASYVGRIRADETAEHGLALFVSNDNLRKGAALNAVQIAELVAAELKG, from the coding sequence GTGAGGGTCGGAATCATCGGAGCCACCGGTCAGGTCGGCACAGTCATGCGCAGGATCCTCGTCGAGCGGAAGTTCCCGGTCGAGGAGCTGCGGCTGTTCGCCTCGGCGCGTTCGGCCGGGACGGTGCTCGACGGTGTGACGGTGGAGGACGCGGCGACGGCGGACTACTCCGGCCTGGACATCGTGCTGTTCTCCGCGGGCGGCGCGACCTCCAAGGCGCTGGCCGAGAAGGTCGCCGCGCAGGGCGCGGTCGTGATCGACAACTCCTCGGCGTGGCGCAAGGACCCGCAGGTGCCCCTGGTGGTCTCCGAGGTGAACCCGCACGCGATCGCCGACCGCCCCAAGGGCATCATCGCCAACCCGAACTGCACGACGATGGCCGCGATGCCGGTCCTGAAGCCGCTGCACGAGGAGGCGGGCCTCGAGGCGCTGGTCGTCGCGACGTACCAGGCGGTGTCCGGTTCCGGCCTCGCGGGCGTGGCCGAGCTGCACGGGCAGGTACTGAAGGTCGCCGCGGACGCCGACAAGCTGACCCATGACGGCGGCGCGGTCGACTTCCCCGAGCCGGGGATCTACAAGCGCCCCATCGCCTTCAACGTGCTCCCGCTCGCGGGGTCGATCGTCGACGACGGTCTGCACGAGACGGACGAGGAGCAGAAGCTCCGCAACGAGTCCCGCAAGATCCTGGAGATCCCCGCCCTCAAGGTCTCCGGCACCTGTGTCCGCGTCCCGGTGTTCAGCGGCCACTCCCTCCAGGTGAACGCCCGCTTCGCGCGTCCGCTGAGCGTGGAGCGCGCGACCGAGCTGCTGGCCGGCGCCCCGGGCGTCACCCTCTCCGAGATCCCGAACCCGCTCGAGGCCGCCGGCCAGGACGCGTCCTACGTGGGCCGCATCCGCGCCGACGAGACGGCCGAGCACGGTCTCGCCCTCTTCGTCTCCAACGACAACCTCCGCAAGGGCGCCGCACTGAACGCGGTCCAGATCGCGGAGCTGGTGGCGGCGGAACTCAAGGGCTGA